The Luteibacter flocculans genomic interval GGGCGGATTCATCGACGAGGTGGATCGGTTCGATTCGCTGTTCTTCAACATTCCTCCGAAGGACGCGGAGCGCCTGGACCCCCAGGAGCGCCTTTTCGTGGAGGTGGCATGGGAAGCGTTGGAAGACGCCGGATACTACCCCGAGGCGATCGCTCGTTCCCCCGAAGGCAACCGCGTGGGCGTATTCGTCGGTGCGGTGTGGGCGATGTACCAGAGCGTCGGTGTCGAGGAGCGCCATGTCGGCCACTCGGCCGCTCCGAATTCTTTCCTCTGGAGCATTGCCAATCGCGTTTCGTACGCGATGAATTTTTCCGGGCCGAGCCTCACGGTGGACACGGCCTGCTCATCCAGCCTGACGGCGCTGTATCTTGCGTGTGAGGCCATTCGCCATGGCGAATGCACCTCGGCACTGGTCGGTGGCGTGAACCTCGACCTGCATCGCTCGAAGTGGGACATCAATTGGTCGGGCGGCGCGTTGTCGCCGGACGGCGTCTGCCGGAGCTTCGGTCAGGGCGCGAACGGTTACGTCGCTGGCGAGGGCGTGGGCGCCCTATACGTCAAGCCGCTTGCGCAGGCTCTCGCCGACGGCGATCAGGTGCATGGCGTCATTCGTGGCATCGCCGTCAACCACGGCGGACGCACGAGCGGTTTCATCGTGCCCAATCCGAAGGCACAAGCGCAGCTGGTGCAGGCGGCCATGGAGCGTGCAGGCGTGGCGCCGGGCACGATCGGATACATCGAGGCCCACGGTACAGGTACCGAGTTGGGCGACCCGCTGGAGATGTCTGCGCTGAACACGGCCTTTCGCGATGCCGGCATGCGCGAGGCCAGTTGCTCGGTCGGCTCACTGAAGTCGAACATCGGTCATCTCGAAGCCGCCGCTGGTGTGGCCGGTGTGACCAAGGTGTTGCTGCAGATGCGTCATCGCGAGTTGGTGCCGTCCCTGCATTCGAGCGTGCTCAACGAGCACATCGATTTCCGTGGGTCACCCTTCCGTATTCAACAACGGGCCGAGTCATGGGAGCCGATGGTGCCGGGTGCACCCCTGCGTGCCGGTATCAGTTCGTTCGGTGCCGGTGGCGCAAATGCGCACGTGATCCTCGAACGCTACGAGCCGGCATCCTCGGCACAGGAAGAGGGCGTGCCATCCGCGCTCGTCTTCCCGCTCTCGGCGCGCACCGAGGCACAGCTGTCGGACATGGCGGCGCGCCTGCAGGGCTTTCTCGACGCGGACGCCGGCAAGACGGCGCTGGTGGACATCGCCTTTACCCTGCAGGTCGGGCGCAAGCCGTTCGAACATCGACTGGCGATCGCCGCGTCGAGCGCGACCGAGCTGTCTACACGACTCGGCATGTTCCTGGCCGGGCGCAAACACGCTGCGGTGGCGGCAGGCAGCGGGAAGACTGCCGATCCGGTGCTGCGGCTGCTCTCGCGCAGTGAGCGGCAGGCCATGTCGGCGATGCTGGCTTCCGGCGCCGATGCGAACAAGCTTGCGCGGCTGTGGGCCGATGGCTTGCTTGCCGACTGGCAGCACGCAGCGATCGCGGCGAAAGGGCGGCGTGTCTCGCTGCCTACCTATCCCTTCGCGGACAAGCGGCATTGGGTGCCGGACGAACCGCCCGCGCATGGCACTGCGGGCGGGCTGCCTGCCTTGCATCCGCTGATCGACGGAAATGAATCGACCTTCGATCGACAGGTTTTCAGGAAATCGTTTCACGATCGCGACTTCTTCATCTACGACCACAAGGTCATGGATGTGCCCACGCTCCCTGGTGTCGCCTACCTGGAGCTGGCGCGCAAGGCGGGCGAGCTGGCCGCGGGGATGCCTGTTCGCCGCCTCAGGAACATTCTCTGGGTGAGCCCCATCGCGGTGCGCGGAAACGTGCACGAGGCGCGCGTCGAATTGTTGCCGGGTGCCGACGGTGTCGCCTTCGAGGTCTACAGCGAAGGCACGGGCGGCAACCGCATTCTGCATTCGCAGGGCAAGCTCGGCTACGCCGCGTCGGCAGGCGATGAGGCTTCGTCCGTCGATCTGGACGCCATTCGTGCGCGCTGCCGCAAGGTCGCCGAGAGCGACGCCGTCTATCCGCGCTTCCGTGACCTCGGCCTCGATCTCGGTCCTTCGTTCCAGTCGCTGCGCGAGGTCTACAAGGGCGACGGCGAAGCACTCGGGCTGCTGCGCCTCCCGGCGTCGCGCCGCGGCGATCTGGCGTCGCTGCTGCTGCATCCGTCGCTCATCGATGGCGCGCTGCAGGCAGGCGTGGCCGCCGAACTCGTAGCCGGCGACGCACGCATGCTCGTGCCATTCTCGATCGGCGAGGTCGAAATTCTCGGCGCGCCCGGCGAGACCTGCTGGACTTGGGTCACCGAAGTGCGTGACGAACGCGCGGCCACCTCGGCCGTGTCGCGCAAGAATGTGACGATTCTCGATCCGGATGGCCATGTTCTGGTGCGCATCCGCGAAGCCACCGGCGTTCCCATCGGTGAGGTGCACAAACCTTCGGCGGCGGCGAGCGACGACGTCTCGACGCACGTCTACCTGCCCACCTGGGACGAAAGCCCGGCAGTCGCGACGGCTACCCCGGACGGTGCGATTCTCGTACTGGACGATGCCGCCGAGACGAGCGAGGCCCTTGCTCGCCTGCATACCGGGATGGTGGCGCGGGTGAGTCTCGGCGAGCGCTTCGCGCAGACCGGCGATCGCCTGTTCCAGGTACGTCCGGGCAATGCCGACGACATGGATCGGGTCATGGAGGTGACGGGCGTTCCCGCTCTCGCGATCACGACCGGCGCGCATGACGACGAAGGCCTCATCGACCGCGTATTCGGGCTCTATCAGTCGCTGGCGCGTCGGCGTCTCGAACGCCCCGTGCGTGTGCTGCACGGCATCGCGGCAGTCGGTGCGGGGCGTCCGCGCCAGCAGGCGCTCGTCGGCCTGCTTCGCTCGCTGCGCCTGGAAAACCCGCGGATCGATGGATCGGTCGTGGAGTGGGATGGCGACCCCGCGGACGCGATGGGTCTGGCTCGCGTGCTGATGGCCGAGAGCCTATGGAGCGACAGTGCCTGGATCCGCCACGTCGGTGGCTCACGCCAGACACCGAAGCTGGCGCGTCGGGACGAGGTGACCGCGCCGACGGAGCAGGGTGCGGCGCTCGCGCGCGGCGGCACCTGGTTCATCACGGGCGGCGCAGGCGGCCTGGGCATGATCTTCGCCGATTGGCTGGCGTCCACGCTGGACGCGCGGGTCGTGCTGATGGGGCGATCCGAGCCATCCGCGGAGCTGACCGCACGTTTTGCCGCATGGCGCGACGCAGGCGCCGATGCCATCTACGTCCGTGGCGACGTGTCGTGTCGCGATGACGTGGCACGCTGCGTCGCCGAGGCACGCGCTCGTTTCGGGCCGCTGCACGGCATCATTCACTCTGCTGGCGTGTTGCGTGACGGCTATCTCCGACAGGCCACACGCGAAGACTTCGACGCGGTGCTCGCACCGAAGGTCGATGGCACACGGTTTCTGGACGAAGCCACGCAGGACGACCCCCTTGCCTGTTTCGTGCTCTGCTCGTCCATGGCGGCGCTGGGCGGCAATGCCGGACAGACGGCCTACGCCTATGCGAACCACTACATGGACGACTTTGCAGCCGCACGCGAGGTAGCGCGCAGCGCTGGGGAACGCCAGGGGCATACCCTGTCGGTGAACTGGTCCCTCTGGGCAGACGGCGGCATGCGTCTGGACGCTGCGACGCAACGCATGTTTCTCGACAGCCTGGGCGTTGCCCCCTTGCCGAAGGACCGCGCGCTGGCGTGCTTCGAATCCGTGCTCTCGGCTGGCCATTCTCAGGTCGCGATCGTGGAAGGCATGCGCGATCGCATCGAGCGCGCCTGGGGCATCCGGAAGGAGAAGCCACGTACGTCGCAGCCGGCGGCATCTGCGACGGCAGCCGCCACGACCGGCAACGACCTCGCGGTGGCGGTGCGCGGCAGACTGCGCCAGATCGCGATGGACATGTTGAAGCTCGACGCAGAAGACATCGCGACCGACAGCGTGCTTCTCGATCTCGGTTTCGACTCGATCGGGCTCACGACCTACGCCAACGCGATCAATCAGGCGTATGGCGTCGAGGTGACGCCGGTACTGTTCTTCGATTACCCGTGCATTGCCGACGTAGCCGGCTATCTGTGCAGCGACTGCGCGACACAGGTCGCTGCCGTGCATGCCGCTTCATCGACGGAAACATCGTCGAGCGCCGCAACGCCAGCGACGTTGATGCCAGCGATCGGCAGCGGCGAACCGGTATTCGGCCGCAAGGCGTCCGCGGTCGTGGCCGGCGAGGCACCGGTCATGGCTTCCCGCTCCAGTGGCAACCGGTTCCGCGACATGCCGATCGCCATCGTGGGCATGGCCGGTGTCATGCCCGGCTCCGACGACCTGGACGCGTTCTGGCAGCATCTGGACGCGGGCGACGATCTCATCAGTGTGATTCCGCGCGACCGCTGGAATTGGGAAGACTACTTCGGCGATCCGTTCAAGGAAGCCAATCGCTCCAATTCCAAGTGGGGCGGCTTCATGAACGAGGTCGACAAGTTCGACCCGCTGTTCTTCGGTATCTCGCGCCGGGAAGCGCAGATGATGGATCCGCAGCAGCGGATTTTCCTGGAAACGGTCTGGAAGGCGGTCGAGGACTCGGGCCATAAGGTCTCCGACCTCTCGGGCACGCGCACCGGCCTGTTCGTCGGCGTGGCGACCAATGACTACGTCGACGTGATGAACCGGCACGATATCGATCTGGACGGTTATTCCGCGTCCGGCAACTCGCATTCGGTGCTCGCCAACCGCATTTCGTTCCTGCTGAATCTGCGTGGGCCAAGCGCGCCGATCGACACGGCGTGTTCCAGTTCGCTGGTGGCATTGCATCGTGCCATCGAGTCGATCCACACCGGTAGCTGCGACATGGCGCTGGTCGGTGGCGTGCAGGTCATGCTGAGCCCCGGCGCGTACATTTCCTTCGGCATGGCCGGGATGCTGAGCAACGACGGTCGCTGCAAGACCTTCGACAAGCGTGCCGACGGTTACGTGCGGGGTGAAGGTTCCGGCGCCATCTTCATCAAGCCGCTGGATCGCGCCGAACGGGATGGCGATCACATCTACGCGGTGATCCGGGCGACCGCCGAAAACCACGGGGGCCGGGTGACCACGCTCACCGCCCCCAACTCGAATGCCCAGGCCGAGCTTCTTGTCGATGCCTATACCAAGGCCGAGGTGCCGATCTCCGACGTGGGCTACATCGAATGCCACGGTACCGGTACGAGCCTGGGCGATCCCATCGAGATCCAGGCCCTGAAAAAGGCGTTCGCCGAACTTCACGCGCGACAGGGCACGACGCCGGCGGAGGCGTACTGCGGCCTCAGCTCGGCCAAGACCAATATCGGTCATCTTGAAACCGCCGCGGGCATCGCAGGCATCCTGCGAGCGGTGCTCGCACTGCGCGCGCGGCGCATTCCGGCCAACGTGCATTTCGAGGAAGTGAATCCATACATCGATCTCAAGGCGTCACCGTTCTACATCGCCAGCGGCACGCGGGACTGGTCGGCGCCGTGCCGTGCAGGGGTCGATCGACCGCGCGTGGCCGGCATCAGCTCGTTCGGTTTCGGCGGTGCCAATGCGCACGTCGTGATCGAGGAATACGTGCCTGCACCGATGCCGGTATCGCCGCCACGCGAGCGCGTCTACCCGCTCTCGGCACGCGACGAAGTCAGGCTCAGGGAGTACGTGACGCGGATGCTGGATCACGTTGCGCGCGATCCAGACATCGATCTCGGACGCCTTGCCTGGACGTTGCAGGTGGGTCGCGATCCGATGCAGGCGCGTGTCGCCGTGGTGGCGACCGACAGGGCGTCGCTGCTGGATGCGTGGCGTGGCGTACTGGCGGGAGCGCCGAGCCGGGCCGCGTGGGCCGGTACGGTCAAGGGTGAAGTGGACATGGCGGAGCTGCCGTCCACCGTGGACGCATCGTCCCTCGCCGCCGCCTGGGTGGCCGGCGCGCGGATCGATTGGTCCGCGCGCTGGGACGGACCCACACCGCGTCGCCTCGCGCTACCGCCGTACCCGTTCGCTCGCGAGCGTTGCTGGCTACCTGGCGTGGAGGGCTTCCGAAGAGATGCGTCCGCGGCGAAGGCGGCCGACGTGACCGACGTCCCGCTCGCGGTGACGCCGGTCGACGCATCGGTCACGCTGCTTGCCGTACCGGCGTGGGTGCCCGTCCAACTCGCGGGCACGGCACGCGAGCGCCCTCGTCATGTATGGGTGCTCGGCCTCGACACGGCTGGGCTCGCGGCAGCGATGCCGACGGCGGACATCCATGCGTTACCCCTGGTCAGCACGGCGGAAGACGCGTTCGGTGCCTGGGTGCTCGCCTGTTTCGAGCGGCTGTCCGCACTGCGTGCGCCTGCGCTGTTGCAATGCGTCGTCGCGGGCGATGCAGCCGATCTCGCCATCGGCCTGGAAGGCATGTTGCGCACCGTAAGCCACGAACGTCCGGGGCTCGACACCCAATGGGTCGTCGTCCCTGCCGGATCGGACGACGCCAGCGTGGCCGCGTGGCTCGATCGAGCCGCCTGCGATCCGCCGAAGCCGGTGCTCAAGGTATCGGCCGATGGGACATGGATGGCATGGCAGCGCAGCGCTGTCGAAGTGGACGCTTCCCCCGCGCCGTGCGCGTATCGCGAACACGGAGTGTTCCTCATCACCGGAGGACTTGGCGGTTTGGGTACCCTGTTTGCGCGCGACATTCTCACGCGAACCCGGCACGCCAAGGTCGTGCTCAGCGGACGCGCGATGCCGGAAGGTGAGCGTCGTACGCGCATCGATGCGCTCAGGCGCGAAGGCGGCGATCGGGTAAGGTTCGCGGCGCTCGATCTCGACGACGCGGCCTCGGTGCGCAAGGCCATCGACGCGATCGTGCAGGCGGAAGGGCGGCTCGATGGCGTCATTCACGCCGCCGGCATGACAGATGACGGGCGCACGGAAAGCAAGAGCCGCGCGTCGATCCACGCGGTGCTCGCGCCCAAGTGGCGTGGCACGGTCCATCTCGATCACGCCACACGGCATCTGGGTATGGATTTCTTCGTGCTGTTTTCCTCGGTGGTGGGCACCTTGGGCAACCCGGGACAATTCGACTACGCCGCGGCAAACGGCTTCATGGACGCCTATGCGGCGCGTCGCTGCGCGGAGGGCGCCACCGGCTGGTCCTCGATCGGGTGGCCGCTGTGGGCGGACGGCGGCATGCATGTGGCGCAGGACGTCCAGGCGGCCGTCCGCGCGCATACGGGCATGGAGCCGCTGCCGACGTCCATCGGCATCCACGCCTTCCATCACTGCCTCGCGAGCCGGTACGCCCAGCCGCTGGTGATGTTCGGCAGGCCCGATGCGCTGCGCACCACGCTTGAAGGCAAGGCACGCGTCGCGGCGCCAGCGATGGTGGGTGCCCTGGACGAGGCGCATGTCGCAGCAGTGCGCGAACGCATCCTCGCCGTTGTGGTGGACACCCTGCTGGTGCCGGCCGGGGACATGGACCCGCAGGCGCCGCTGAGCGACTACGGCCTGGACTCGATCGGTATCGCGAACCTGTTCCGCGGCGTGAACCGTTCGCTCGGTATCGAACTGGCGCCGTCCACGCTGTTCGAGCACCCGTCACTGGATGCGCTGGCGCGTCACGTCGCCAGCCTGGTAGCGCCGGTGCCCGTCGCAACGGGCGCCACGCAGCACGCCGACGACGATGAGGTGGAAATCGTGTTCGACATCGACGATGCCGAGCCGATCACGGAGGGTGAGCCGGATGCGATGGCCTTGCTCGACGCGGTGCTGTGGCGTGAGGGGGATGAAGAGGAAGGCTACGAGCGCGTGACGTTCTGATGGAGCTCGGCGTACGACCGGGCGAGTAGTGGGTAGGGGTGGCGTTTTTGCATGGGCACGAAGCGTGTCCTGGTTGGGGGAAAAGGATGTTGGATCCAGCACGCTGTATCGTCGCGTTTCTCGCGGCGCCGCTCCGGGATGCCCTGCAGGCCGGACGAGCGCCGGATGGCGCCCGCCCCGTCCTCGACGGCCTGGGCCTGGGCGCGTGGATCGACGATGGGACGGCCCCGGTAACATCGTTTTACGGTGCGGACGCGACAACGCGTGCCGATCTCGTGGCGCGCTGGCATGCGATCACGTCGTCGGATGCTCCATGCACCCATGCCCTCGCCGTGCTGGCGGCGGCAACGTTGCACGAGACGGGTGCGAGCACGGTTGAGACGTCACTCGCCGCCTTGCCGCCGGACGTCGCGAATGCGCTTCGCCACGTCATGGCGGTGGTGGGTTGGGACGTCGCCGACGCGTCGTCGCTGATCTTCTCGTCGAGGATGACCGCAGCGGTGGCCTGCCGAGGGGGCCTGCTCGCCTGCGCTACGGGCGATGTCGCAACGGCAGCGGCAAGCCTCGATGCCTATGCACTGCGCTTGGCAGCGACGGGAATGGTGCCACCGGAAGCGACGGAAACCGCAGAGACGGACGCTCCGCCTGCCGCGCATGCACACGCTGCACCGGCGACACCACTGGGGGCGCTGGTGGCGATGCTCGATGCTGCGGCGGGACGGCAGCCATCCACTGCAGCCGAGGTGCTGGAATCGGCGGGTGCGCGCGGGTTCTACGACGAAGGCGACCGGTTGCCGTACGCCGAGGGAGCGCCGCTCTTCGGTGCCTATCGCTGGGCGCGGCATCCCTCACGTGTGCGCCGCGCGACGCTGGCGGATTTGCCCCGTCTTCTCGAGCTGGAACACCTCTGCTGGGATCACACACGCAGCGACGAGACGGTGCTGCGTCGTCGCATCGATACGTATCCTGCAGGCCAGTTCGTCATCGAGATCGATGGTGCCGTGGCGGGATGCGTGTACAGCCAACGCGTCGTCACGACGGACGCACTCACCACGGTCACTGCGTACGACGTACATACCTTGCACCGGGCCGATGGTGGCCTGGTGCAGCTGCTTGCGATCAACATCGATCCACGTTGGCAGGATCAGCGGCTCGGCGATCGCCTGCTCGAATTCCTGCTGCGCCTGGCAACGGTCACCGAAGGCGTGGAGGGCGTGGTCGGCGTCACCTTGTGCAAGCGCTTCGACGGCGCAAGCCAAGATGACTTCGATACGTATGTCCAGCGCGATGGCACGGGGCAGGACCCGGTGCTCGCTTTTCATCAGGCACACGGCGCGTCCATCGTGCGCGCAGTACCGGGGTATCGCCCCGACGATGCAGTCAATCGGACCAACGGCGTACTGGTCGCCTACGATCTCGTCGATCGCCTTGCACGCATCCGCGCCGCGTGTCCTTCGGGCAGCGCGCCGCTTGCGGGTGCATCGGAGCGCGATCTTGCGCGTTGGGTGGGGCAACGCGTGAAAGCCTTGCTCGGAAACGACAGCGCGGCTTACGCCGCGGAACGGCCGCTCATGGAA includes:
- a CDS encoding SDR family NAD(P)-dependent oxidoreductase, producing the protein MRACDLDNDPRWSAWATALFETYRNEGAASRGIAHIAPNLFIDAARSGYFRYARRGRVLLVYAFIGPDASFGTAARELLAHCDAKGYQLNFLSPRPIDAIGDRVFSATPFGVVQRLEDIDAFTLAGGAMHRLRYQVTGFQKAGRCTVEEYVCGTDSAVAADIARVIDAWCSKKTKINPLVHTAREEILAGTLHPRHRLFLTRLDGVLQNVVLISPLSDRDNGYLMDLEFYGDDMPRGGLEFAIVHIIKVLADEGRKVFSMGGTYGCRIETSPTADPAVDALLDDLHKQGIFNDQGNFQFKNKFRPLNRTIYLCRPMDAGRADSVIDIIMMIADPSRSPTVADDHTPLEPFDTTDATGVGETTEAILAVHDMPDSPRLRALSEAGFNPLGIAAADVPFDVKSDSWAQVPSDTKASRMAVLHEALQQPVDVDGVLRKVFPYDAFVLTESGRSAEEAFYRAFQRRGRVLQNIVFPTNLAHQIAAGFTPKELPVTGFAGFQCVANGRGDIDLERLPAMLASMPQDIAMVFVELANNAAGGVSVSLDHLRAVRDLVRPHGIPLVIDATRILENVRLAQRQDGREDADVWGDVRAWMECADAAIVSLAKDFCVDRGGLVCLRDQAQARAVRDEAQRQGTALHAMDRKLVALALRERGELVARVDERMATVRALAALCAEFGVPVADPAGGHCVVIDAGQCEAFRGADDPAAAFCAWLYLASGIRAGRHSTGMQRGEGVRSLVRLAVPLGWSAETAERFLAAARAAFARVVNVPVLRVIDGKQGFGDAMVRYAAEGFRRVELAALHKGQDTVTAVQGRSEHVADAAASDERRDEDGPRPDDIAIVGMAGRYPGAKHVGQLWENLRAGVDGITLLPEDRWERRLRYGEAARYRGGFIDEVDRFDSLFFNIPPKDAERLDPQERLFVEVAWEALEDAGYYPEAIARSPEGNRVGVFVGAVWAMYQSVGVEERHVGHSAAPNSFLWSIANRVSYAMNFSGPSLTVDTACSSSLTALYLACEAIRHGECTSALVGGVNLDLHRSKWDINWSGGALSPDGVCRSFGQGANGYVAGEGVGALYVKPLAQALADGDQVHGVIRGIAVNHGGRTSGFIVPNPKAQAQLVQAAMERAGVAPGTIGYIEAHGTGTELGDPLEMSALNTAFRDAGMREASCSVGSLKSNIGHLEAAAGVAGVTKVLLQMRHRELVPSLHSSVLNEHIDFRGSPFRIQQRAESWEPMVPGAPLRAGISSFGAGGANAHVILERYEPASSAQEEGVPSALVFPLSARTEAQLSDMAARLQGFLDADAGKTALVDIAFTLQVGRKPFEHRLAIAASSATELSTRLGMFLAGRKHAAVAAGSGKTADPVLRLLSRSERQAMSAMLASGADANKLARLWADGLLADWQHAAIAAKGRRVSLPTYPFADKRHWVPDEPPAHGTAGGLPALHPLIDGNESTFDRQVFRKSFHDRDFFIYDHKVMDVPTLPGVAYLELARKAGELAAGMPVRRLRNILWVSPIAVRGNVHEARVELLPGADGVAFEVYSEGTGGNRILHSQGKLGYAASAGDEASSVDLDAIRARCRKVAESDAVYPRFRDLGLDLGPSFQSLREVYKGDGEALGLLRLPASRRGDLASLLLHPSLIDGALQAGVAAELVAGDARMLVPFSIGEVEILGAPGETCWTWVTEVRDERAATSAVSRKNVTILDPDGHVLVRIREATGVPIGEVHKPSAAASDDVSTHVYLPTWDESPAVATATPDGAILVLDDAAETSEALARLHTGMVARVSLGERFAQTGDRLFQVRPGNADDMDRVMEVTGVPALAITTGAHDDEGLIDRVFGLYQSLARRRLERPVRVLHGIAAVGAGRPRQQALVGLLRSLRLENPRIDGSVVEWDGDPADAMGLARVLMAESLWSDSAWIRHVGGSRQTPKLARRDEVTAPTEQGAALARGGTWFITGGAGGLGMIFADWLASTLDARVVLMGRSEPSAELTARFAAWRDAGADAIYVRGDVSCRDDVARCVAEARARFGPLHGIIHSAGVLRDGYLRQATREDFDAVLAPKVDGTRFLDEATQDDPLACFVLCSSMAALGGNAGQTAYAYANHYMDDFAAAREVARSAGERQGHTLSVNWSLWADGGMRLDAATQRMFLDSLGVAPLPKDRALACFESVLSAGHSQVAIVEGMRDRIERAWGIRKEKPRTSQPAASATAAATTGNDLAVAVRGRLRQIAMDMLKLDAEDIATDSVLLDLGFDSIGLTTYANAINQAYGVEVTPVLFFDYPCIADVAGYLCSDCATQVAAVHAASSTETSSSAATPATLMPAIGSGEPVFGRKASAVVAGEAPVMASRSSGNRFRDMPIAIVGMAGVMPGSDDLDAFWQHLDAGDDLISVIPRDRWNWEDYFGDPFKEANRSNSKWGGFMNEVDKFDPLFFGISRREAQMMDPQQRIFLETVWKAVEDSGHKVSDLSGTRTGLFVGVATNDYVDVMNRHDIDLDGYSASGNSHSVLANRISFLLNLRGPSAPIDTACSSSLVALHRAIESIHTGSCDMALVGGVQVMLSPGAYISFGMAGMLSNDGRCKTFDKRADGYVRGEGSGAIFIKPLDRAERDGDHIYAVIRATAENHGGRVTTLTAPNSNAQAELLVDAYTKAEVPISDVGYIECHGTGTSLGDPIEIQALKKAFAELHARQGTTPAEAYCGLSSAKTNIGHLETAAGIAGILRAVLALRARRIPANVHFEEVNPYIDLKASPFYIASGTRDWSAPCRAGVDRPRVAGISSFGFGGANAHVVIEEYVPAPMPVSPPRERVYPLSARDEVRLREYVTRMLDHVARDPDIDLGRLAWTLQVGRDPMQARVAVVATDRASLLDAWRGVLAGAPSRAAWAGTVKGEVDMAELPSTVDASSLAAAWVAGARIDWSARWDGPTPRRLALPPYPFARERCWLPGVEGFRRDASAAKAADVTDVPLAVTPVDASVTLLAVPAWVPVQLAGTARERPRHVWVLGLDTAGLAAAMPTADIHALPLVSTAEDAFGAWVLACFERLSALRAPALLQCVVAGDAADLAIGLEGMLRTVSHERPGLDTQWVVVPAGSDDASVAAWLDRAACDPPKPVLKVSADGTWMAWQRSAVEVDASPAPCAYREHGVFLITGGLGGLGTLFARDILTRTRHAKVVLSGRAMPEGERRTRIDALRREGGDRVRFAALDLDDAASVRKAIDAIVQAEGRLDGVIHAAGMTDDGRTESKSRASIHAVLAPKWRGTVHLDHATRHLGMDFFVLFSSVVGTLGNPGQFDYAAANGFMDAYAARRCAEGATGWSSIGWPLWADGGMHVAQDVQAAVRAHTGMEPLPTSIGIHAFHHCLASRYAQPLVMFGRPDALRTTLEGKARVAAPAMVGALDEAHVAAVRERILAVVVDTLLVPAGDMDPQAPLSDYGLDSIGIANLFRGVNRSLGIELAPSTLFEHPSLDALARHVASLVAPVPVATGATQHADDDEVEIVFDIDDAEPITEGEPDAMALLDAVLWREGDEEEGYERVTF